Below is a genomic region from Sorghum bicolor cultivar BTx623 chromosome 9, Sorghum_bicolor_NCBIv3, whole genome shotgun sequence.
ACCGATTTCATCAAAGGCAGGCACATTGCTTCTAATATTATTATTGCTCAAAAATTTTTACATAGCTTTAATCTGAAGAGCTAGAAACAAAAAGCTTTTCTTCTCAAAGTCGACTTAGCAGAAGCTTTTGATAGAATTGAATGACACTTTATTGTTTCTGCTCTCAAAAGACAGGGCTTCAAAGACAAAATTTGTCAACCTCATTTATAATTGTATTTCCACCACTGTCATGTCTGTTATTATTAATGGTGAGTCTGGACTTACTTTCTATCTGAAGCGTGGCATTAGACAGGGATGCTCTCTTTCACCTTATCTTTTTTATCCTTTCTGTCAATGAACTTTCCATTTGCTTGCAGCAAAACTCTGAGCATCATGAGATTCAAGGTATAACTCTTGATCCCAAACTCCCAATTGCCCCCAAAATCCATGCGCTTCTTTTTGCTGATGATCTTATTATCTATGGTCAAGCTACTAGAGAAGAAGCTTCTAAGGTGATCACATTTTGAAATCTTTCTGTGCTGCCTCTGGTCAAACACCAAATCTTTCCAAATCTTCTATTATTTTCAGCAAATACACTGACAATAATAGCATTAATGAGGTTAAAGACATTTTCCCGTCACTGACATGCAGCCtaactcaagttatcttggtcacCCTCTGATTTTCAATCATTCTGATAGAGTTAAGGCTTACAGTTTTATCATCAATAAATTCAGAGCCAAGCTCACTAAACTCAAAGCTAGAAAACTCAATCATGCAGGTAGGCTGGTTTACATTAATTTTGTGCTCGCTTCAATCCCCATATACTATATGACCACTATTCTTTTTTCTAACAAGTTCATATCTAAGATCACTGCTATCATGAGAAAGTTCTGGTGGTCAGGAACCTAGGAGCAAAATGAAAGTACAGGTCTGAATTTTAGATCATGGAAGGACATATGCAGACCTAAAAAAAGAAGGCGGCCTTGGCATTCACGATCTAGGTACTATAAACAGTACGGCATGGAAGATTGCTACAGGTATGAATCCTTTCTTGTCTGACATTCTTAAAGCCAAATATCACCCGACTACAACCTTTTGGAAAGCAGGTAATCCACCCATCAAATATACCTTTTGGTCTTCCATAATGAGTGTTAGAGATGTTTTAATCAAAAACTGCATAGTTCAAATTCATAAAGGGAACTCCAGCATCTGGTCCTCGCCCTGGTGTGCAATTTGGGATGAAATCCATGATCATATTACACAGACTCCCTAGTAAGATCTTTGATTTATGGCAACCACATAGCTATTCCTAGAATAGGGCTTTGATAAATCAAATTTTTGACAATCATGCTGCTAACGTCAATATCAGTATTATGCATGTCCCTACTGAAAAGAATGATACTATCAGATGGAAGCCTTCTAAAAAAAGATGACGGTACTACCAAAGATGCTTTCAAATTCCTTAACAAACAGGTACAAGTACATCTCCCTACCCAGGGTGCTAGGAGTATCATATTGCAGGCCTTATCCATTCTTAACAGGGTTTGGAAGAACAAGATGATCTCCCCGGTTCTCAAAACATTCACATGGAAGCTTCTGAGGCGTGCTCCCGCCTAGTGCAAGGTGGCTTCTCTAATAAAATCAACAAAAACTGCTGCTATTGTGGTATGCTTGAAAATAATTCTCACATGTTTTTTTAGTGCAGCTTCTCTAGGGCTGTCTGGTTCTTAGCCAGGCCGTCTCTACTTTCGTCTCTCCTTCCGGTTGGTCCAAGCGCTCATAAAAAATGCAGGATCCACCTCTGCAAGCGGCGACCTTATAAATGCAGGTCCCAAAGCTCCAAAAGGTCACGCATCGCAAAGCCCGGAAGAATTGCAAATTCGTCTTCACTGATGTGGCAATTGAACCTGATGGAACCCCTGAAGAGCCAAAAACAACAGGAATTGGAATCCTAATCAgggacaatcaccaaaacataAAGTATGCTATTTGTGCACAAGTGCAAAATTGCTATTCAGTCTTGATGGCTGAAGCTGCTGGACTTTCTCTAGCCTCTTCCATCATTACAAAACTTCAGCTTCGTTAGGTCGACTTCCTCTTAGACAATCAGGTGCTGGTGGATTTTCTCCTCAACAGCAACCAAGACTCCCCACCTGACTGGAGAATCAAGCCCTTCACATAAAAATTCTGTAACAATAAGTAGCACATAGTAGCCTCCCTCTCTACAGAAGATTGACAGAAGACTAAACTCTGAGGCTCATCTTTTAGCCCATTAGGCCATTGTAACTCTAAGCCCTGTCAGGACCAAATCAACTTTATATGTTCAAATCCCAGCCACAATCTGACTTGTACTTTAGGTGTGGCTATAACTGAAGTTTGTCTGAAGTTTGTCTAGATGAATGTACTTCTATTGCAGCTCTGCTGCTGATTCAATAAAATTTGCTTTTtgtcaaaaaataaataaatactcaAGAGTCGAGGCCCCCGCCCACGCCAAGAAGCCATCCTCGTCCTTCACTCAGCACAACGAACCAAACAAATCGCGTTTTTAGTTCGCACAACGAACCAAACAAATAGCGTTTTTAGTTCCCCCCAACGAATAGCGTGACAACTGATTGCATTACCATTCCCGCACCCACTGCTGAACCGAACATGACCTAAGACGAATTCTAGTTGCAGCTACATTACTACAAGAGTTCTAAATATATGGTAAAACATACCAAACATCTGTACGCAGCAGGCAGAACTTAAAAGACAGAACAGTAAATGAACAGTTTTACATTAAAAAAATGGGATGTGATACCATCATATAAAACAATGCATATTATTACAACAATTAAATAAATATCCTAAATCATGGCGAGTAGCTCCCTTTTCCTATATTATATGCACAATACAACCCGAAGGACAGTGTCCTCATTTATTTGACACAGAAATTTGGAATACTACAACCTTCCTCCCCCTACCACCCTGTTGTACTAAGGGCAAATGCAGGGAGATaaacatacatacatgcatAAATATTCCATCCGTACATACATGAACTTAACCTCTTGTGTtcacggcggcggcagcagcagcagcaaggttGCTTAAGTGCAGATGATTCTCTTTGTGTTCCTTGACTGTATTGTGATGCTGTTATCAAGTTTGATGACCTCCTTTACAAGTTATCATCATCAAATATTGTCGAGAGCACAAGCCCACGGACGAATTTGCTCCTTTGAATCCTTTCCTTCTGATCCTTCTCTGACAATGATGGTTCAGCTCTGTAGATTCATCACAACAATttaatcaaagaataaacaccAAAGAGAAATATAGTGAATGAGGGGGGAAATTTGGTACACAAGACGAAACATTAAAACATCATTCTGAAATGAACTTCTGAAATGTTCATTGTTCTGTTCTGCTCACAAGTCAAAGATGGCTATTTACAACTGAAACTAAGGCATTATGCATGATCAGATAAGCAAAATCAAGATTTGTTCATTTCGTAGGTCTCTACAGAACATGTGAATCCAATCATGCATGTAGCAAAAAACAATCCCTTAGAAGATGATCTGCTATACTTTTCAAGCATAACCTTTTTTCATTGGTTAGCACTAGTTGGTAGTTGCAAACATGTGAAAGAAGTGCCCATAAAGCAAAACCGCATTTCAGCATTATGGGTAATAATGATAGCTATTAGGTAAAAAGCACAGAGCCATGAGGGCAAAAATGTCAATCATCAATGCATACAACCTCATGGCATCGGAAGTACAATATCTTCAACCTATTTCTTTGAACGGTGCCAAATAGACCTAAATCATGACAATCAGCATAAACCACATCTTAGCATCACATCACAAATAGTGTATAGTGATCCACTGAGGAAGTCAGCAATAAAGTCATGAAGGATAAATTACCAACATATTAAACAAACAATACAAATAAAGCTATTTGATATGATATGTTTAACATGCTTGGATGGCATAAATATGCACTGGTTCCTCCGTGAAGTACCATAATTAGAAGATTATATTATCAGCAAACACAAAAGAAAATGAGAACTGGACATAATGTGGGAAACTATGAACAATTGAACATACACTGACCAGATACAATGGTATCGTGGCAAAGAGGGAGCTGAGTGAGGCAGCAGAAAGAACAAGCTTGAGGTGACATACCTCTCTACAGTCTTTTCATCTGGGAATTTATTTAGCAAAAAGTTATTGTCAGATGAGTCGGAATGTAAATCTTTGGATGGTTCAGCCACAGGCAAACTACAAATTAAAGATGACAAAAATGGATCTGGTGCTGCAGCAGGAGGATTGGATACATAGGATGATCCACCGAGAAATGACTGCAAACTGCCATTTCTCAAGTCCTTTCTCAACAAGGATAACAAAGAATGGGACCCAGTAGACACTTTTCGGACTCTGCGCCTGCGTTGCATGTATTATTCATTAAGGAAAACAATGTGCAAATTCTGTTCCAACATGCCTATATATCTTCAACTGTAGTATAATGTGAAAATGCAAAAAtgcaagtgatcagcaacagcagCATAGTAAAGGATAtcttgaaataacttccatgctgcATTGTCAAATGTCCTATCAAGTCCATTCCAACCCTTGTAGCACAGATGGGGCATACCTGAAAGGGCATTTCAGAAAATTCCATAAGTTTTTGTTGTCTGAACCTGTTATGTAGGATGATCTTAGTTATAAAGCAGGTTGAATAGCTAACACTGCTTCTATCATGCCCTAAGAAATAAGAAACGAAGTGATTAATCCATCTGTTACAAGTTTGCAGCAGTCTTAAGAATAGAGAAAGAAGATTTCAAGCCTAAAAAAGTATAGATTCATCAAATGGAAAAGAAATACTGTAAGGAAAAAGAGCTGGAAGACAGCCATGAGTCTGACAGAAATGAAAAGAGGCAAATGACAATGCACCAAAGTTTTCTTCAAGTCTCAACAAGCAGAGACAAACAATTGGTATGGCATCAAAAAAGAAAACTCTGGATTGTACAGTACCCCGAATGAGCTAGAAAATATTGTCAACACAAGGGATGAAAATGACACCCATGTTTGGGCAATGTTGAAGAAATGCGTGAGATCTATGTCAATCACATTTTGCAGTGGTTGCTCCTGATTACTTTTGTACTTCTGCTAGGGCAAGCAAAGCCAGGGTAGTAAACACTTCCCTATTAAAGCTTGGCAGCAAATGGTAAGAACCCAACAACTGAGCTATATATCCATATTTCCAAGATAGGTAAGGTGAGTATTTGCCAATAGGCTGGAGCACAGATAGGCCAGAGCCCAAACAGAATCTAGATAAAGAAAACAAATGCACAAGGCCTTCCTGCATCTAATTCTATTGACCAGTTACCACTTAATATACTGACAAAACACTTATTTTAacaatataaaaataattattaaattatGGTTCTACAAGGTGTGCAATATATAATCCAACATATCTAAATCTAGTTTCCCAAAAGATATTTATATTCTATCCTTACTTGTACCCCAAGTCCAGATGGATTAATCTGCTTTGTTGGTTCTTGTAGACAATAACTAACAAGCATTCTTTCATGACAAACAAATCAAAGTTACCAAGTGAAAGTTTTACAACAGTCTTATTGGGACATTTCATGAAAGAAAATGGCCAGATTAAATTATTCAACAAAAAGCGATATGAAATGACATACAAGATAGAATGGTCATCAGCTGCAAAGATAGTACAATCCTTCAGCTCCAAACTAAAAGGCACAAGAAATCCTGGCACAAACCCAAATATCATCCGTGTCTAGTGCTTCAATTTCAACGCCAATATGGGTGCTAACAGAAGATGCCGACAAATGAAGCAGCTAATCTAAAATGCAAACAAGAATAACAGATTACATACTAGTATTCCATTGGTTCATTTTCATGCATAGTCATAATTAGTAAATTAAAACAAGGAAGATTGTCAGGTACATAAAAGGATTGTATGGGAAACTTCCAGCACAAGCAACAAATGTTACACCTAACCCAACCCAAAAGACAAAAGTTCAACTAACCCATCAGATAAAACTAAAACCCTCTTAGTGCAGCCCAAAACCAAAAGTTCAAAATAGCCACTTGAAAGGCAAATATGCCTCTAACAGGACACCCAGGAGCTCACACAgaaagaacacacacacacacacacgagcACAAGTGGATTTGGTGGCTGGAATGACTTAGCTTTTTCTGTTTTTTCTCTTCTACTAACATAGCCAACATGAGCTACAAATCAGGCTGTGATAGCCACCTAATTAATGCAGAAGATTACCCAACTAATCAGCCTATTACTCCATGCTGAAAATTAGCTAAAGTAAATGCTATGCACCTAGACACTAGCATCTAGCATGCACCTACGGATTATTTCCAACAccactttcccaacaaacacacACAATCATTCCAAATACAATTCCTCCAATCCAGCACATAAACACACCTACCTAAACCCCATAAAGCAACCAAATCCCACAATTCCAACCAACAATGCTCTCAAAAGGTGACACCTATTTGTTCCAAACCATCACAAGCCCTCTAGAAAACAAGAGGGCCCACAGAGAAAGAAATTATATATTTTCTATATGTTGGTTCCCAAACTACCTCAGAAAAAAAAGGGGGGTGGAGAGGAGAAGAATCAGGCGTCATATTAGCACCAAAAGGTCTGATTTTCCACAGCAGACATGAGAAGCTAAGAGATGGTCCCAAGCAATTTAACCTGCATTTAACCATCACAATTGcgaattgcaaaaaaaaaaagggggggggggggggggggggaaaccTGCCCAAAAAAGCGTAATTTTACCCATGGGAAACCTCCTGGTTTCctccaaagaaaaaaaaagggccGGGAACATGGGAAAACAAAGTAACGGACCCCCCTCTTAACCCCAAAGGGATGGTCCTCCTCCAAGTGACCCCCAAAGCTGAAAAAATCCAAATCCCCCCCCCAAAAAGGGGAATTTTagggcccccccccccccccccgggggTCCCTCACGTTATCCCCCCCGGGGTCCGCGTCgtcaaaacccaaataaaaaattGCGCGCATAGGCATAAACCCCCCCCCTCAAAAACAGCCGGGGGGAAGGGGAAAAAAAACGAATCCTAACGGGCCCTAACCGGAAAAAGAAAACATCGGCCGGGGGTACCTACCCTAACGCGCCTGCAGGGGcctcgcggggggggggggggaaaaaaaaaacaaggacGACGAGGGGCCCCCCACCTCGGGGGGGTCCATGGGTGGGGGAACNNNNNNNNNNNNNNNNNNNNNNNNNNNNNNNNNNNNNNNNNNNNNNNNNNNNNNNNNNNNNNNNNNNNNNNNNNNNNNNNNNNNNNNNNNNNNNNNNNNNGAGCTATATATCCATATTTCCAAGATAGGTAAGGTGAGTATTTGCCAATAGGCTGGAGCACAGATAGGCCAGAGCCCTGACGGAGGGGGGGAAGCATGCCTAGAAATGCGTAGTTGTACCGATGGTAGACATCATGATTTCATCAGATGATAAGAAATGGGCCGGGAACATGTGAGAGCAACGTAACGTACCCCGCTCTTAGCCTCAACGGCATGCTCGTCGTCGATGTGACAGCAGAGGCTGACGAAGTCGAAGTCCTCGCCGCAGAAGGGGCAGTTGTAGGGCTCCGCCCCGCCGCCGCGCGGGTCCGTCACGTCATCCCCGCCGGCGTCCGCGTCGTCGAACCCCATATACAGATCTGCGCGCATAGGCATAGACACCGCCCATCAAAACCAGCCGCGTGAAAGGAGAAAAAAAACGAATCATAACGAGCCATAACCGGAAAAGGAAACGATCGGCCGGGCGTACGTACCGTAGCGCGCCTGCAGGCgcctcgcggcggcggcggcggaagaagaagacgaggacgacgagCGGCCCCACACGTCGGCGGCGTCCATGGCTGCGGGATCGAAACCCTAGGCCGGCTCCCCCTCCCTCCCCTCCTTTTCCCTTCCTCACTGCTTCTCCCGCTTTAGAGGGCGGTGTTGTGTTGGCGATGGTCTTTTTTCCGTCGGTGGTCTGGTCTGGGCCTCCTTTTCCTCAGTGTGCTCCTGCGTCTCTCTCAACGGCCGTGCGTGTGCGTGTGCGTGTGCGAGGCCGGTGGGCGGTGGGAGTGATAAGCGAATGGCGTGCCAACCAGGGTGGACCTAGCGCACGGTGAGCCGTAGGGCTGAGTGTGGGGGCACGGCATAACTACCGCTAATGGGCCCGTTTGCTTCTGATTTAAACCCCTGTCCGAGACCTTGGAAGCATTTTCATCAGCTTTGTAAAACAACTCGATATTTTGATTTTTGATATAAAAAATATCTTAGCAGTTTGGTAAAAAGAACTCTTTAAAAATCAAAAGTCACTAAACACCGACTGACATACATATCTCTATTTCTTTTGTGACTTTTTTTAAGCCCACATGCTTTTAATAACATGTTGTCTACACTCTGACATCAGGTCGCCGGCGTTCACAACCCATGAACACAATCCTCTGCTCCTCCCGTCCTTCGCTCACACCCTTCTCCTATCCGTCCCTCGACCCTGTTCGCTTAAATTTATCAgttatagaatatttttttctctcacaacaaattagtTTTAATTAACTTAGCTTATTAGCTATaaaacagtatttttctctcacgataAATCAATTTTAGACAGTTTATCAACCAGGCAGCCACATGCCCGCACACAGAGAAGTCATACTCGGTGCTCCCACTGTTCAATTGTCGCCTTTGGCTTTGCCTCTGTCACTCTATGTACAACCATTTTTTCTTCCAAACTCCTTAATCTATAAGATTTATAGGATATGCATACTAAAAATGGTTGACTAAGTGTTTTGTTGTCAATTAAGATCTTCTCATTTTCATGAGAGAATTTTAGATGCTTTTCTATTTAATTTGCCCTATCCCCAACTATACATGAGCATGCATTCCGTAGTCC
It encodes:
- the LOC8061904 gene encoding protein DEHYDRATION-INDUCED 19 homolog 2 isoform X1, with the translated sequence MDAADVWGRSSSSSSSSAAAAARRLQARYDLYMGFDDADAGGDDVTDPRGGGAEPYNCPFCGEDFDFVSLCCHIDDEHAVEAKSGVCPICATRVGMDLIGHLTMQHGSYFKMQRRRRVRKVSTGSHSLLSLLRKDLRNGSLQSFLGGSSYVSNPPAAAPDPFLSSLICSLPVAEPSKDLHSDSSDNNFLLNKFPDEKTVERAEPSLSEKDQKERIQRSKFVRGLVLSTIFDDDNL
- the LOC8061904 gene encoding protein DEHYDRATION-INDUCED 19 homolog 2 isoform X3; this encodes MDAADVWGRSSSSSSSSAAAAARRLQARYDLYMGFDDADAGGDDVTDPRGGGAEPYNCPFCGEDFDFVSLCCHIDDEHAVEAKSGVCPICATRVGMDLIGHLTMQHGSYFKMQRRRRVRKVSTGSHSLLSLLRKDLRNGSLQSFLGGSSYVSNPPAAAPDPFLSSLICSLPVAEPSKDLHSDSSDNNFLLNKFPDEKTVERYVTSSLFFLLPHSAPSLPRYHCI
- the LOC8061904 gene encoding protein DEHYDRATION-INDUCED 19 homolog 2 isoform X2 gives rise to the protein MDAADVWGRSSSSSSSSAAAAARRLQARYDLYMGFDDADAGGDDVTDPRGGGAEPYNCPFCGEDFDFVSLCCHIDDEHAVEAKSGVCPICATRVGMDLIGHLTMQHGSYFKMQRRRRVRKVSTGSHSLLSLLRKDLRNGSLQSFLGGSSYVSNPPAAAPDPFLSSLICSLPVAEPSKDLHSDSSDNNFLLNKFPDEKTVERYVTSSLFFLLPHSAPSLPRYHCIWSIWHRSKK